From Paenibacillus physcomitrellae, the proteins below share one genomic window:
- a CDS encoding MFS transporter produces MSKPTVKNSSTAYEWKVVLLMAMGFGLVGLDRWIITPMFPVMMGDLHLDYQDLGNIIAVLGLSWGVFSIVMGSLSDKFGRRKVLIPSIILFSLLSILTGLAGGLASLLLIRAVMGVTEGSFSPASVAVTAEVSKEKRRGFNMGLQQSTFALFGLGFGPIIATQLLRFVPSWHWVFAIVAVPGFIVGFFIYKVVREPQVSTVNSGSSAVAAPKLTASPAAAQPGGKPRFIEIFRHRNILLCMFALCGAMTCIFVLGSMFPSYLTDYLKLSVTQMGFITSAIGFGAFFGQLAIPGLSDRFGRKTVTLCAMLLTLVMLGILIGTGASPMALFALLFMTAFGCNGCLPLLSGTITIESVPAPLISTAAGVIIGVGEIFGGGVAPSLAGFIAKNYGIENTLLLAIGGIVVCLLLCLFLKETAPSRIRAGREPQASGHPQSAAIEAG; encoded by the coding sequence ATGAGCAAACCAACGGTGAAAAACAGCAGCACCGCATACGAATGGAAGGTTGTCCTTCTGATGGCTATGGGTTTTGGTCTTGTCGGGCTCGACCGCTGGATCATTACGCCGATGTTTCCGGTGATGATGGGAGACCTGCACCTGGATTATCAGGATCTTGGCAATATTATCGCCGTGCTTGGCTTGTCCTGGGGTGTATTCTCCATTGTGATGGGAAGTCTATCCGATAAATTCGGCCGGCGAAAAGTGCTTATTCCTTCTATTATTTTGTTCTCGCTTTTGTCGATTCTGACCGGGCTCGCCGGAGGTTTGGCCAGTCTGCTGCTGATCCGTGCCGTCATGGGCGTGACGGAGGGCTCCTTCAGTCCTGCAAGCGTAGCCGTAACAGCCGAGGTATCCAAGGAAAAACGCCGCGGCTTCAACATGGGTCTACAACAGAGTACATTTGCGCTGTTTGGCCTCGGCTTCGGACCGATCATCGCCACGCAGCTGCTCAGATTTGTTCCATCCTGGCATTGGGTGTTTGCTATTGTCGCTGTACCGGGCTTCATCGTGGGCTTTTTCATATATAAAGTAGTGCGGGAACCCCAAGTATCCACTGTTAATTCTGGCTCTTCCGCTGTCGCAGCGCCAAAGTTGACCGCTTCACCAGCTGCTGCACAACCGGGCGGAAAACCCCGGTTTATCGAAATTTTCCGCCACCGCAACATTTTGCTTTGTATGTTTGCGCTGTGCGGGGCGATGACTTGTATCTTTGTACTCGGCTCGATGTTTCCTTCTTATCTGACGGATTATCTGAAGCTCAGCGTCACGCAGATGGGCTTCATAACTTCCGCAATCGGCTTCGGAGCTTTCTTTGGCCAGCTTGCCATTCCGGGTCTGTCCGACCGTTTCGGCCGCAAGACGGTTACGCTCTGCGCCATGCTGCTGACCCTCGTCATGCTCGGCATACTGATCGGTACGGGCGCAAGTCCGATGGCACTGTTCGCCCTGTTATTCATGACTGCCTTTGGCTGCAACGGATGCCTGCCGCTGCTGTCCGGCACCATCACGATCGAGTCGGTTCCGGCTCCGCTGATCTCCACGGCTGCTGGTGTCATTATCGGTGTCGGCGAAATTTTCGGCGGCGGCGTAGCCCCTTCGTTGGCCGGCTTTATTGCCAAAAACTACGGCATCGAAAATACGCTGCTGCTCGCGATCGGCGGCATCGTAGTCTGCCTGCTGCTGTGCCTGTTCCTTAAAGAAACGGCACCTTCCCGAATCCGGGCTGGACGCGAGCCGCAGGCTAGCGGGCACCCGCAGTCTGCTGCCATTGAAGCCGGTTAA
- a CDS encoding glycoside hydrolase family 43 protein: protein MQIENPVLKGFNADPSIVRVGDTYYIANSTFEWFPGVQIHESKDLVNWRLIAHPLSTTTLLDMKGNKDSGGIWAPDLSYADGKFWLVYTDVKVTEGAFKDMTNYLTTAESIEGPWSDPIKLNGVGFDASLFHDDDGKKYLVQMEWDHREYHHPFNGIKLTEYSVEEQRMLPETGRIIYKGTDVKLVEGPHIYKLFGQYYLFCAEGGTVYSHQEVVARSKELFGPYETQPGEAFLTAFDSPDNYLQKNGHGALVETPEGEWYFAHLTGRPWHRENESIRDPRGWCTLGRETAIQKVEWDEDKWPHIVGGKQGRRFVEAPKGAVETKYEPTYPEQDHFDSDKLNINFNTLRVPFDPSIGSLTEKPGHLRLYGKGSLTNEHEQALVARRWQSFYFDAQTSVAYSPYTFQQMAGLVNYYNTGHWSMIHVTWNEINGRVIEITQNDRGVLTSFLKEKAIKVPDEATYVHFKVKVRKETYTYAYSFDNEHWTDIEVTLDAAILSDDYVVQSYGGFFTGAFVGMANVDYSGYELPADFDYFIYKELEKN, encoded by the coding sequence ATGCAAATCGAAAATCCAGTGTTAAAAGGCTTCAATGCGGATCCATCTATCGTTAGGGTAGGCGACACCTACTACATTGCCAACTCTACCTTTGAATGGTTTCCCGGCGTGCAAATTCATGAATCCAAGGACCTGGTGAATTGGCGGTTGATTGCTCATCCGCTCTCCACAACAACGCTGCTGGACATGAAAGGGAATAAGGATTCAGGCGGCATCTGGGCCCCGGATTTATCTTATGCGGACGGCAAGTTCTGGCTTGTGTATACCGATGTTAAGGTAACGGAAGGCGCCTTCAAGGACATGACCAACTATTTGACGACTGCCGAGAGTATTGAAGGTCCATGGAGCGATCCGATCAAGCTGAATGGTGTAGGCTTCGACGCTTCTTTGTTCCATGATGACGACGGGAAAAAGTATCTGGTTCAGATGGAATGGGATCATCGGGAATATCATCATCCATTTAACGGCATTAAACTTACAGAATATTCGGTGGAAGAGCAGAGAATGCTTCCGGAGACCGGTAGGATCATCTACAAAGGCACCGATGTGAAGCTGGTAGAAGGCCCTCATATTTATAAATTATTTGGTCAATATTATTTGTTCTGCGCAGAAGGAGGGACCGTTTATTCCCACCAGGAGGTGGTGGCCCGGTCGAAGGAGCTGTTTGGTCCTTATGAAACCCAGCCTGGCGAGGCGTTCCTGACTGCATTTGATTCACCGGATAACTATCTGCAGAAGAACGGTCATGGTGCCTTGGTCGAAACGCCGGAAGGCGAATGGTATTTCGCCCATTTGACGGGCCGCCCATGGCACCGGGAGAACGAATCGATCCGCGATCCGCGTGGCTGGTGCACATTAGGCAGAGAAACGGCGATTCAGAAGGTAGAGTGGGATGAGGATAAATGGCCTCATATTGTAGGCGGCAAGCAGGGAAGACGTTTTGTTGAAGCGCCCAAAGGGGCCGTTGAAACGAAATATGAGCCTACTTATCCGGAGCAGGATCATTTTGATTCGGATAAGCTGAATATTAATTTCAATACTTTGCGTGTTCCTTTTGATCCGTCCATAGGTTCTCTTACCGAAAAGCCGGGGCATTTGCGCTTGTACGGCAAAGGTTCGTTAACCAATGAACATGAGCAGGCACTGGTTGCACGGCGCTGGCAGTCCTTTTATTTCGACGCCCAAACATCCGTTGCTTATTCGCCTTATACCTTCCAGCAGATGGCTGGACTTGTGAATTACTATAATACCGGTCATTGGTCTATGATTCATGTTACCTGGAACGAAATCAACGGACGGGTCATTGAAATTACGCAGAACGACCGGGGAGTCCTCACCAGCTTCCTGAAGGAAAAAGCGATTAAAGTGCCTGACGAAGCCACGTATGTACACTTCAAAGTGAAAGTGAGAAAAGAAACCTACACGTATGCCTATTCCTTTGACAATGAGCATTGGACCGATATTGAGGTCACGCTCGACGCGGCCATTTTGTCCGATGATTATGTCGTTCAATCCTACGGCGGTTTCTTTACGGGCGCGTTTGTAGGCATGGCTAATGTGGATTATTCCGGTTATGAGCTGCCGGCAGATTTCGACTATTTTATCTATAAAGAGCTTGAAAAAAACTAA
- a CDS encoding carbohydrate ABC transporter permease yields MEKAPRSEVVGRRISKTIIYIVCIFLAILSILPFWIMFVNATRSTPEIQSGLSLLPSTHLMTNLHVLLDKSFDPIQGFLNSFIISTSATVFTVYFSSLTAYGLVAYNWKMRQPFFTFIMCVMMVPYQASAIGFYQFMYKLHWTNSYWPLILPAIAAPAVVFFMRQYLLATLSLEIVEAARVDGSGEFSTFNRIILPLMMPAVATQAIFAFVGNWNNLFMPLILLTQKDKYTMPIMVSLLRGDIYKTEFGSIYLGLALTALPLFVVYFLLSRYIIAGVALGGVKE; encoded by the coding sequence ATGGAAAAAGCTCCAAGAAGCGAAGTCGTCGGTAGAAGAATCAGCAAGACGATTATTTATATCGTCTGCATTTTCCTGGCGATTCTCAGCATCCTTCCGTTCTGGATTATGTTTGTCAACGCCACGCGTTCAACGCCGGAGATTCAAAGCGGTCTTTCACTGCTTCCATCCACTCACCTGATGACGAACCTTCATGTGCTGCTGGATAAAAGCTTTGATCCGATTCAAGGGTTTCTGAACTCGTTTATTATTTCAACCTCAGCAACAGTCTTTACCGTTTATTTCTCGTCTTTGACGGCTTACGGGCTTGTGGCCTACAACTGGAAAATGCGCCAGCCTTTCTTCACCTTCATCATGTGTGTAATGATGGTTCCTTATCAGGCCAGCGCCATCGGCTTCTATCAGTTCATGTATAAACTGCATTGGACGAATAGTTACTGGCCGCTCATTCTCCCGGCCATTGCGGCTCCGGCTGTCGTGTTCTTCATGCGTCAGTACCTGCTCGCAACGTTGTCGCTCGAGATTGTAGAAGCAGCCCGCGTAGACGGATCGGGTGAATTCTCCACCTTCAACCGGATCATTCTGCCTTTGATGATGCCGGCTGTAGCAACACAAGCGATCTTTGCTTTCGTTGGAAACTGGAACAACCTGTTCATGCCGCTGATCCTCCTGACTCAGAAGGATAAGTATACCATGCCGATCATGGTCAGCTTGCTTCGCGGCGATATTTACAAGACAGAGTTCGGTTCCATCTATTTAGGCCTGGCTCTGACGGCTTTACCGCTGTTCGTGGTGTACTTCCTGTTATCCCGTTATATTATCGCGGGTGTAGCTTTGGGCGGCGTGAAAGAATAA
- a CDS encoding carbohydrate ABC transporter permease — translation MRRKGVNYSKYGYIFTLPFVLAFLIFSLYPILYTAVIGFTDMKGLIPKPIHILDNPFQNFKDLLFDNPSFRKSLINTALLWITNFIPQIVLALLLTAWFTNKRLNIKGQGAFKVLLYMPNIITASTIAVLFSSLFAYPMGPVNSLFQMLGWTDAPVFFLQDKTTARGIVSFIQFWMWYGNTMIVLVAGVMGINPALFESAAIDGANGFQTFFKVTLPSLRTILLYTLITSMIGGLTMFDIPQLFLAGGPDDSTLTTSMFIYGQAFKGSYMYNRAAAASMIMFVIAAVLAGLLFYLMRDRDAAKLRKAQKNINKSEKAAKAAAREV, via the coding sequence ATGCGCCGCAAGGGTGTCAACTATTCGAAATATGGCTACATTTTTACCCTACCGTTTGTCCTGGCATTTCTGATTTTCTCACTTTATCCGATTTTATACACAGCAGTCATCGGATTTACGGATATGAAGGGCTTAATTCCAAAACCGATTCATATTCTGGATAACCCTTTTCAAAACTTCAAAGATCTGCTCTTTGATAACCCTTCATTCAGAAAGTCTCTAATCAATACAGCGCTGCTCTGGATTACGAACTTTATTCCACAGATCGTTCTTGCTCTCTTGCTTACGGCGTGGTTCACGAACAAACGTCTTAACATTAAGGGCCAAGGCGCGTTCAAGGTTTTGCTTTATATGCCGAATATTATCACTGCGAGTACAATTGCAGTGCTTTTCAGTTCTTTGTTCGCCTACCCTATGGGTCCGGTAAACAGCTTGTTTCAAATGCTGGGATGGACGGATGCCCCGGTCTTCTTCCTTCAGGATAAGACCACAGCACGGGGCATAGTTTCGTTTATCCAGTTCTGGATGTGGTACGGGAATACGATGATCGTCCTTGTCGCGGGCGTTATGGGCATCAACCCGGCTCTCTTCGAGTCGGCGGCGATTGACGGTGCCAACGGGTTCCAAACGTTCTTCAAGGTTACGCTGCCAAGCCTGCGTACCATCTTGCTGTATACGTTGATCACATCGATGATTGGCGGCTTGACAATGTTCGATATTCCGCAGCTGTTCCTGGCAGGCGGACCGGATGACTCTACGCTCACCACGTCCATGTTTATTTACGGGCAAGCGTTTAAGGGAAGTTATATGTATAACCGCGCAGCAGCGGCAAGTATGATTATGTTCGTCATTGCAGCTGTATTGGCCGGATTACTGTTCTACCTGATGCGTGACCGTGATGCGGCTAAACTCAGAAAAGCTCAAAAAAATATTAACAAAAGTGAAAAGGCTGCCAAAGCAGCTGCGCGGGAGGTGTAA
- a CDS encoding alpha/beta fold hydrolase, with the protein MTVKYRFAKVKGLNIFYREAGSRENPTLLLLHGFPSSSHMFRNLIRELENEYHLIAPDYPGFGNSDQPSISEFTYTFDNLADLINDFVEQLNLNSYSLYVHDYGAPVGFRLASRHPERIQAIISQNGNAYEEGLEPAWDPIRAFWIHPEDRTIREKVLLLLTPELTKYQYVNGTRNPEEISPDTWNMDQMTLDRPGNADIQLALFYDYQNNLKQYPLWHDYFKAFQPPMLVAWGRNDIFFGPAGALAYQRDLQDTEVHLLNTGHFPLEEELELSVSLIQNFLAKRLVNSL; encoded by the coding sequence ATGACGGTAAAATACAGATTTGCTAAAGTTAAAGGTTTGAATATCTTCTATCGGGAAGCGGGCAGCAGGGAGAATCCAACTCTTCTTTTATTACATGGATTTCCTTCATCTTCCCATATGTTCCGAAACCTTATCAGAGAACTGGAGAACGAATACCACCTCATTGCTCCCGACTATCCGGGTTTTGGGAACAGCGATCAGCCATCCATTTCGGAGTTTACTTATACGTTCGACAACCTTGCCGATCTGATCAACGATTTTGTGGAACAATTAAATCTGAATTCATACAGCCTTTATGTTCATGACTACGGCGCTCCGGTAGGTTTTCGTTTGGCGAGCAGGCATCCTGAGCGAATTCAGGCCATCATCTCGCAAAACGGGAATGCCTACGAAGAGGGACTTGAACCGGCTTGGGACCCGATTCGTGCATTTTGGATCCATCCAGAGGATCGTACAATCCGTGAGAAAGTCCTTCTATTACTGACGCCTGAGCTAACGAAATATCAATATGTGAACGGAACCCGCAATCCTGAAGAGATAAGCCCTGATACATGGAACATGGATCAAATGACTCTGGATCGGCCTGGGAACGCTGATATTCAGTTGGCGCTCTTTTATGATTATCAAAATAATTTGAAGCAATATCCGCTCTGGCATGATTACTTCAAGGCTTTTCAACCGCCGATGTTAGTTGCTTGGGGGAGAAATGACATCTTCTTTGGGCCGGCGGGGGCACTTGCCTATCAAAGGGATTTGCAAGATACAGAGGTTCATTTGCTGAATACGGGGCATTTTCCACTTGAAGAAGAATTGGAGCTGAGTGTCAGCCTTATTCAAAACTTTCTGGCTAAACGGTTAGTGAACTCCCTCTAG
- a CDS encoding TetR/AcrR family transcriptional regulator, whose product MANKSKKEHILQVASDLFNKQGIRATGVDQVVSESNVAKMTLYNHFSSKDDLVLAYMMRQDEQWRKWFEFEVSQRGASPKEKLLAVFDVLGEWFKQSEFNGCTFIKTASEFLDHAHPYYEAAHRYKSYLRKYIASLIEPAPASNSEALAGGLYLLVEGAITTAMLQTDPEPALHARETARVLLDHFLPAH is encoded by the coding sequence GTGGCTAACAAAAGTAAAAAAGAACATATTCTGCAGGTCGCTTCCGACTTGTTTAATAAACAGGGAATTCGCGCAACCGGCGTAGATCAGGTTGTTTCGGAATCCAATGTGGCCAAGATGACGTTATATAATCATTTTTCATCCAAAGATGACTTGGTGTTGGCTTATATGATGAGACAGGATGAGCAGTGGAGGAAATGGTTCGAGTTCGAGGTCAGTCAGCGCGGAGCAAGTCCAAAGGAGAAGCTGCTTGCTGTATTTGATGTGCTTGGAGAATGGTTTAAGCAATCCGAATTCAATGGCTGTACATTTATTAAGACTGCATCCGAATTTCTGGATCATGCCCACCCTTACTATGAGGCGGCCCATCGTTATAAATCCTATCTTCGCAAATATATCGCTTCACTGATCGAGCCAGCCCCTGCATCTAATTCCGAAGCGTTAGCGGGCGGCTTGTATCTGCTCGTGGAAGGCGCCATTACGACTGCCATGCTGCAAACGGATCCTGAGCCCGCCCTTCATGCTCGCGAAACCGCCCGGGTTCTGCTTGATCATTTCCTTCCTGCCCATTAA
- a CDS encoding ABC transporter substrate-binding protein — translation MKRMKRVLAGVSTMLLMTTVLAACGGNSNSNSSSASSNGSNGSNASTSSNSTASTSSGEKVTINLWSFTDEIPNMTTKYLETHPDANVEFKTTVIATTDGAYQPALDQALAAGGKDAPDIYAAEAAFVLKYTQGDASTYAANYSDLGLDDQMVKDAGIAQYSVDIGTSTDGQLKGLGYQATGGAFIYRRSIAKDVFGTDDPATIKEAIGPGWDKFFDAAAKLKAKGYGIVSGDGDIWHPIENSSEKGWIVDGKLHIDPKREEFLDLSKKLKDNGYHNDTQDWTEAWYADMSGSGTKPIFGFFGPAWLINYTMSGQVKDTNGDWAVTEPPTGFFWGGTWLLANKNVVQDEAKKKAVADFIKWVTLDTSETGLQYYWANGTIKEGEQGTKDSVASSVVMSKSNGEVPLLGGQNMFDVFVPANANASGKNLTQYDETINKLWRDQVREYTSGNKSRDDAIATFKQQVKDQLGIDSE, via the coding sequence ATGAAACGCATGAAACGTGTTTTAGCCGGGGTCTCAACAATGCTTCTGATGACAACGGTCCTCGCAGCGTGTGGCGGAAATTCCAATTCAAATTCATCAAGCGCAAGCTCAAATGGTTCCAATGGTTCAAATGCTTCAACTTCATCCAACAGCACGGCTTCGACTTCAAGTGGTGAGAAGGTCACGATTAATCTTTGGAGCTTCACGGATGAGATTCCAAACATGACCACTAAATATTTGGAAACGCATCCAGATGCAAATGTAGAGTTCAAAACAACGGTAATCGCAACTACCGACGGCGCTTATCAGCCGGCTCTTGACCAGGCACTTGCTGCCGGCGGCAAAGATGCTCCTGATATTTACGCAGCGGAAGCAGCGTTCGTTCTCAAGTATACACAAGGCGATGCATCTACTTATGCCGCTAACTACTCCGATTTGGGTCTGGACGACCAAATGGTGAAGGACGCAGGTATCGCCCAATATTCAGTGGATATCGGCACCAGCACTGACGGCCAACTGAAAGGTCTCGGTTACCAAGCAACAGGCGGTGCTTTCATCTATCGCCGCTCGATTGCCAAAGATGTATTCGGAACAGATGATCCGGCTACAATCAAGGAAGCAATCGGACCTGGCTGGGATAAATTCTTCGACGCAGCAGCCAAGCTGAAAGCTAAAGGCTACGGCATTGTCTCCGGTGACGGCGACATCTGGCACCCGATCGAGAACAGCTCTGAGAAAGGCTGGATCGTAGACGGCAAGCTCCATATCGATCCTAAACGTGAAGAATTCCTGGATCTGTCCAAGAAGCTTAAAGATAACGGCTATCACAACGATACACAGGACTGGACAGAAGCTTGGTACGCAGACATGTCCGGTTCCGGCACTAAGCCAATCTTCGGTTTCTTTGGTCCAGCTTGGCTGATCAACTACACAATGAGCGGTCAAGTGAAAGATACAAACGGCGACTGGGCAGTTACAGAGCCGCCAACCGGCTTCTTCTGGGGAGGCACTTGGCTGCTGGCGAACAAGAACGTCGTTCAGGACGAAGCCAAGAAAAAGGCAGTTGCAGACTTCATCAAGTGGGTAACACTCGATACTTCCGAAACAGGCCTCCAATACTATTGGGCTAACGGCACAATCAAGGAAGGCGAGCAAGGCACAAAGGACAGCGTAGCTTCCTCCGTAGTCATGTCGAAGTCTAACGGTGAAGTTCCACTCCTCGGCGGACAAAACATGTTTGACGTGTTCGTACCGGCTAACGCTAACGCTTCCGGTAAGAACTTGACTCAATACGACGAAACGATTAACAAGCTCTGGCGCGATCAGGTTCGCGAATACACGTCGGGTAACAAGAGCCGTGACGATGCAATCGCAACCTTCAAGCAGCAAGTTAAAGACCAGCTTGGCATCGACAGCGAATAA
- a CDS encoding LysR family transcriptional regulator, which produces MDIEGLQAFVAVAREKSISKAAQALHTSQPALSLRIRRMEEGLGFPLLARNWNGVRLTPQGYYFLPYAIRLIQDLEDASSVLTNPWGEEVKPQFEEVTGHGDRLLIGMDTWLAPKYTAPILRVLHHSYPGVNVRFVTRPTETILDLIEYRSIHLGIHYHELSRPALRTAPLAEDDTLLLAAPDVERSIDPQLDALPDLTLPFLLFDNPVLLSHRYVTTAMFQRFGISRIRVVDDLNVAAALVAEGLAYTMLPASTYAPSFRSLEPAIVSRSLHGLVPPLPIRAAYVHADDDPFAEIIRCVIEHISVV; this is translated from the coding sequence ATGGATATTGAAGGACTACAGGCATTTGTCGCGGTAGCGAGAGAGAAAAGCATCTCCAAGGCGGCGCAGGCTCTGCACACGAGCCAGCCGGCGCTCAGCCTGCGTATTCGCCGCATGGAGGAAGGGCTCGGCTTTCCGCTGCTCGCCCGCAATTGGAATGGCGTCCGGCTTACGCCTCAAGGCTACTACTTCCTGCCCTATGCCATCCGGCTTATCCAGGACCTGGAGGACGCTTCTTCCGTGCTGACCAATCCGTGGGGCGAAGAGGTAAAACCTCAGTTTGAGGAGGTAACCGGACATGGGGACCGTCTGCTGATCGGCATGGATACCTGGCTTGCTCCCAAATATACGGCTCCCATTCTGCGCGTACTCCACCATTCCTATCCCGGCGTCAATGTCCGGTTCGTCACGCGGCCAACTGAAACTATCCTTGACCTGATCGAATACCGCAGTATTCATCTTGGAATTCATTACCATGAGCTCTCACGCCCTGCTCTCCGCACGGCTCCGCTGGCAGAGGACGACACCCTGCTGCTCGCTGCACCGGATGTCGAACGGTCTATTGACCCCCAGTTAGACGCGCTGCCGGATCTGACACTGCCTTTTCTTCTGTTCGACAATCCCGTCCTGTTGTCACACCGCTATGTCACTACGGCAATGTTTCAGAGATTCGGTATCAGCCGTATTCGAGTCGTCGACGACCTAAACGTGGCGGCAGCGCTAGTTGCCGAAGGCCTGGCTTATACAATGCTCCCCGCTTCAACTTATGCGCCGAGCTTCCGCAGCCTTGAACCTGCAATCGTCTCCCGGAGCCTGCACGGCCTAGTGCCTCCCTTGCCCATCCGGGCGGCTTATGTGCACGCAGACGACGATCCTTTTGCGGAAATTATCCGCTGTGTGATAGAGCATATATCAGTCGTGTAA
- a CDS encoding isochorismatase family protein — protein sequence MSSHTPSNFNPSAALPWAFDPARAVLLVIDMQNDFVLEGAPMEVPEARRRIPRMQELIEACRVQQIPVLYTKHELYDQYDVSPLETAYNPLLKQVGMRAGTPGVGIVEELAPLPNEPVITKHRYDAFYNTNLETIIRTIRGTGMADTVIITGTVTNVCCESTARSAFMRDFKVVFVSDATGALNEAAHQATLDTIGSVFGRVMSTGEVLSGIHNKSEEEVPV from the coding sequence ATGAGTTCCCATACCCCATCTAATTTTAATCCTTCTGCTGCCCTGCCGTGGGCCTTTGATCCCGCAAGGGCCGTCTTGCTTGTTATTGATATGCAGAATGACTTTGTGCTCGAAGGAGCACCCATGGAAGTGCCCGAGGCCCGCCGCCGGATTCCCCGGATGCAAGAGCTGATAGAGGCTTGCCGTGTACAGCAGATTCCCGTTTTGTATACGAAACATGAGCTGTATGACCAATACGACGTATCGCCGCTAGAGACCGCCTATAATCCGCTGCTGAAGCAGGTCGGTATGCGCGCGGGCACGCCGGGTGTGGGAATCGTGGAGGAGCTTGCACCGCTGCCTAATGAACCGGTTATTACCAAACATCGGTATGATGCTTTTTACAATACCAATCTTGAAACAATTATACGGACCATCCGCGGGACAGGAATGGCAGATACCGTGATAATCACCGGCACCGTCACAAATGTATGCTGTGAATCAACCGCAAGAAGCGCTTTTATGCGGGATTTCAAGGTTGTTTTTGTCAGTGATGCCACAGGCGCGCTGAACGAGGCCGCACATCAGGCAACGCTTGATACCATTGGCAGTGTATTTGGCCGGGTGATGTCTACAGGGGAGGTCCTGTCGGGCATTCATAACAAGAGTGAAGAGGAGGTTCCGGTATGA
- a CDS encoding ROK family transcriptional regulator, with the protein MIKKTDQEVMRENNTKLVLKTLFDTDQTSRSLIADKINLQKSTVSSIVRELHEQGLIEELGIGEASNIGGRRPNLIRFNRKYGLVLAFDMGVKHLKYSVNYINGELIHQDSIKIYTNKVKDIFALMKDIILNLNHHNTLNGLIGIAIAVHAPVSNNLVLYSPFLDFETFDLIEALKELIDVPVVIENEANLTAIYIRDFYQHAHQVQFDNILAINIHNGIGVGTIIDRRLYKGLNGLSGEIGRSIIMTGNKEYRRLEEIYSEKAVLDRIAQLKNKPNFTLEDFVSLMENKDPEVTSIMEQWVTAIAQITYNSIQYSAPDAVFLSSRFIAHFPSLLDRINEEYVALEPLGPTQIISLDDHIHELTLLGGVSLVARQILGLESYDLSFTK; encoded by the coding sequence ATGATTAAGAAAACTGATCAGGAAGTTATGAGAGAAAATAACACAAAATTAGTATTAAAAACTCTATTTGATACTGATCAGACATCCAGAAGTTTAATTGCGGATAAAATCAATCTCCAAAAGTCAACGGTTTCTTCTATTGTTCGTGAGCTGCATGAGCAGGGTTTGATTGAAGAATTGGGGATAGGAGAAGCGTCCAATATTGGCGGTCGAAGACCCAATTTAATTCGTTTTAACCGGAAATACGGGTTGGTCTTGGCGTTTGACATGGGCGTTAAGCATTTGAAATACTCTGTCAATTATATCAATGGGGAACTCATTCACCAGGATTCGATTAAGATCTATACGAACAAAGTGAAAGATATTTTCGCTTTGATGAAGGATATCATTTTAAATTTGAATCATCATAACACTCTGAATGGACTGATCGGGATCGCCATAGCGGTTCATGCCCCGGTGTCGAATAATCTGGTTCTGTACAGTCCGTTTCTGGACTTCGAAACCTTTGATTTAATCGAGGCGTTGAAGGAGCTTATAGATGTTCCTGTTGTGATCGAAAATGAGGCGAATCTCACCGCGATTTACATCCGGGATTTCTACCAGCATGCCCATCAGGTGCAGTTCGATAATATTCTGGCTATCAACATTCATAATGGAATAGGTGTAGGCACGATTATTGACAGGCGTTTATATAAAGGTTTAAATGGACTGTCCGGCGAAATCGGGCGTTCGATCATCATGACTGGAAATAAGGAATACCGCCGTCTTGAAGAGATTTATTCGGAGAAAGCCGTGCTGGACCGGATTGCTCAACTCAAAAATAAACCGAATTTCACTTTAGAGGACTTTGTTTCTTTGATGGAGAACAAGGATCCCGAAGTTACCTCGATTATGGAGCAATGGGTCACAGCCATCGCGCAAATTACTTATAACTCTATTCAATACAGCGCCCCGGATGCGGTGTTCCTTTCTTCCCGTTTTATTGCCCATTTCCCATCTTTATTGGACCGAATTAATGAAGAGTATGTGGCTCTGGAGCCGCTTGGACCTACTCAAATTATTTCGCTGGATGACCATATTCATGAATTAACGCTGTTAGGCGGGGTCTCTTTGGTGGCCAGACAAATTCTAGGATTGGAATCATATGATTTGTCTTTTACGAAGTGA